The Desulfurispora thermophila DSM 16022 genome contains a region encoding:
- the cooS gene encoding anaerobic carbon-monoxide dehydrogenase catalytic subunit codes for MPRFSDPELTSRPSNKTPRVVDPKSYKRSVDPAVLEMLEIAHEKGVITAFDRVVAQQPQCQFGYKGICCRFCMMGPCRIKSDEGPGSRGICGANSWTIVARSVGLMILTGCASHAQHGNHIAHTLHLVSEGKAPDYSIKDPEKLRRICAKMGIATEGKNDLELARELAELALEDFRRLKGEGEAAWITKTVTADRNERYRSHNVMPHGIHATISDLVTQAHVGMDNDPVNIIFSAVRVGLADLAGKWIATDLSDIIFGTPQPVASEANMGVLDPAKVNIIVHGHNPLLSEMIVAAARELEDEARAAGAAGIQLSGICCTGNEVLMRQGVPIVTSFSSQELAICTGAVDAMVVDVQCIMPGLNTVAQCFGTRLITTSDIVKIPHAMHIDYQEATAMQNAKEVIRMAIEAFKERGSRPVHIPNVKHKLVAGWSLEALFELFKSVNPDNPVRVLNEAILSGELRGVILMAGCNNLKTFQDQAHLEITRAMLKNDVFVITTGCNAQACAKAGLMDPASVDTYCGEGLKSFLRKISQNANLKYPLPPVFHIGSCVDNSRAAELLMLMANDLGVDTPKVPFVASAPEAMSGKATSIGTWAITIGLPTHVGTMPPVEGCDLVYSILTQIAGDVFGGYFILEPDIDMAIKKLLAALDYRTWKLRVHRKMAEDQETALCQCW; via the coding sequence ATGCCAAGGTTTAGCGATCCTGAACTGACCAGCCGCCCGTCCAACAAGACGCCGCGCGTTGTTGATCCTAAAAGCTACAAACGCTCGGTGGACCCGGCCGTGCTGGAAATGCTGGAAATTGCCCATGAGAAGGGCGTGATCACTGCCTTTGACCGGGTTGTGGCCCAACAACCGCAATGCCAGTTTGGCTACAAGGGCATCTGCTGCCGTTTTTGCATGATGGGTCCCTGCCGGATCAAGTCCGATGAAGGGCCGGGCAGCCGGGGTATCTGCGGTGCCAACTCCTGGACCATTGTGGCCCGCAGCGTGGGGCTGATGATTCTCACGGGTTGTGCCTCGCACGCCCAGCACGGCAACCATATTGCCCATACGTTGCATCTGGTGTCCGAGGGCAAGGCGCCCGATTACAGCATTAAGGACCCTGAGAAACTTAGACGCATTTGTGCCAAAATGGGCATTGCCACCGAGGGTAAAAACGATCTGGAACTGGCCCGCGAACTGGCCGAACTGGCCCTGGAAGATTTCCGCCGCCTCAAGGGCGAAGGAGAAGCGGCCTGGATTACCAAAACCGTCACCGCCGATCGCAACGAGCGCTACAGAAGCCACAATGTCATGCCGCACGGTATTCACGCCACCATTTCCGATCTGGTTACCCAGGCCCACGTGGGCATGGACAACGATCCGGTGAACATAATCTTCAGTGCGGTGCGCGTTGGGCTGGCCGACCTGGCCGGCAAGTGGATTGCCACCGACCTTTCCGATATCATTTTCGGTACTCCGCAGCCCGTGGCCAGTGAGGCCAACATGGGTGTGCTGGATCCGGCCAAGGTGAACATTATTGTGCACGGTCACAACCCGCTGCTCAGCGAAATGATCGTGGCGGCGGCCCGCGAACTGGAGGACGAAGCCAGGGCGGCCGGGGCGGCCGGCATCCAGCTTTCCGGGATATGCTGTACCGGTAACGAAGTGCTCATGCGTCAGGGCGTGCCCATTGTGACCTCCTTCTCTTCCCAGGAACTGGCCATATGCACCGGGGCGGTGGACGCCATGGTGGTGGACGTGCAGTGCATCATGCCCGGTCTGAACACCGTGGCTCAGTGTTTCGGTACCCGCCTGATCACCACTTCGGATATTGTGAAAATCCCGCACGCCATGCACATTGACTACCAGGAAGCCACGGCCATGCAAAACGCCAAAGAAGTCATCCGCATGGCCATTGAAGCTTTCAAAGAACGGGGTAGCCGCCCGGTGCACATTCCCAATGTCAAACACAAGCTGGTGGCCGGTTGGAGTTTGGAAGCCCTTTTTGAGCTGTTCAAGAGCGTCAACCCGGACAATCCGGTGCGGGTGCTCAACGAGGCTATTTTGAGCGGTGAACTGCGCGGTGTGATTTTGATGGCGGGTTGCAATAACCTGAAGACCTTCCAGGATCAGGCCCACCTGGAGATCACCAGGGCCATGCTCAAAAACGACGTTTTTGTGATCACCACGGGCTGCAACGCTCAGGCCTGTGCCAAAGCCGGTTTGATGGACCCGGCCAGTGTGGACACTTACTGCGGGGAAGGCCTGAAGAGCTTCCTGCGCAAGATCAGCCAGAACGCCAACTTAAAATATCCCCTACCGCCCGTTTTCCACATCGGTTCCTGCGTGGACAACTCGCGCGCCGCGGAACTCTTAATGCTCATGGCCAATGACCTGGGTGTGGATACGCCCAAGGTTCCCTTTGTCGCTTCGGCGCCCGAAGCCATGTCGGGCAAGGCGACCAGCATCGGCACCTGGGCCATCACTATCGGCCTGCCCACACATGTGGGTACCATGCCGCCGGTGGAAGGTTGCGACCTGGTGTACAGCATCCTGACCCAGATTGCCGGCGATGTCTTTGGCGGCTATTTCATTCTGGAGCCCGATATTGACATGGCCATAAAGAAGTTGCTGGCCGCTTTAGATTATAGAACCTGGAAATTGCGTGTGCACAGGAAAATGGCGGAAGATCAGGAAACCGCCCTCTGTCAGTGCTGGTAA